From one Mesomycoplasma ovipneumoniae genomic stretch:
- a CDS encoding MPN527 family putative ECF transporter permease subunit: MKTSISWNSNYNFKIAITGILFSLSLLFFIFSHNYFSWPFFQTLGLKFDLSTLFLVPIFLLGSFWLGFLCLLVRFAIGPWLIFNHFGGIDIIYFGHFVLFLASVIYIFSFFGFRYLFIKIFKNFAKIKRFIILSLIVSTLTTSLMMTFLNGVLILPVYLKLFKAISSVSLDLVYKGWDNIQKELLKTENFSYWSFIFSVFIPFNLANFAFQSVLASPIYMIIEHFHKNKRLN, from the coding sequence TTGAAAACTTCAATTTCGTGAAATTCTAACTATAATTTCAAAATAGCAATTACTGGAATTTTATTTAGTCTTTCGCTACTTTTTTTTATTTTTTCACACAATTATTTTTCATGACCGTTTTTTCAAACTCTTGGACTAAAATTTGACTTATCCACCCTTTTTTTAGTGCCAATATTCTTGCTGGGTAGTTTTTGGTTGGGTTTTTTATGCCTTTTGGTTAGATTTGCAATCGGTCCTTGACTTATTTTTAACCATTTTGGCGGAATTGACATTATCTATTTTGGCCATTTTGTACTATTTTTAGCTTCAGTTATATACATTTTTTCATTTTTTGGTTTTCGTTATCTTTTTATCAAAATTTTTAAAAATTTCGCTAAAATAAAAAGGTTCATTATTTTATCACTAATTGTCTCAACACTTACAACCAGTTTGATGATGACTTTTTTAAACGGAGTTTTGATTCTTCCAGTTTATTTAAAACTTTTTAAAGCAATAAGTTCAGTATCTCTTGACTTAGTTTATAAGGGGTGGGATAATATTCAAAAAGAGCTTTTAAAAACCGAAAATTTTTCGTATTGGTCTTTTATTTTTAGTGTTTTTATTCCTTTTAATCTTGCAAATTTTGCTTTTCAATCAGTTTTAGCTTCTCCTATTTACATGATTATTGAACATTTTCACAAAAATAAGAGGCTAAACTAA
- the upp gene encoding uracil phosphoribosyltransferase, with translation MQVNVSHPIIASEIAKIRQNVSLVDFRAAIEKISYLLAFPVLAKLNSTDFNGTSVLKEPFSGTKISDSVVFVPILRAGFAMLDPFLNLVPDAKVAPVGMKRNLDLSNTTYYLNLPKASPNSVAIILDPILATGNSIISTIDYLIEKGFAKIIIATILTVQEGLDKIAKKYPQVSIFFGQKDEKLNEKGYIIPGIGDAGDRFFGD, from the coding sequence ATGCAAGTAAATGTTAGTCATCCTATAATTGCTAGCGAAATTGCTAAAATAAGGCAAAATGTTTCTTTAGTTGATTTCCGGGCTGCAATTGAGAAAATTTCCTATTTACTTGCCTTCCCTGTTTTAGCCAAACTTAATTCAACAGATTTTAATGGCACATCTGTTCTTAAAGAGCCTTTTTCAGGAACAAAAATTAGTGACTCTGTTGTTTTTGTGCCAATTTTACGTGCTGGATTTGCAATGTTAGATCCTTTTTTGAATCTAGTTCCTGATGCGAAAGTTGCGCCCGTGGGAATGAAGCGGAATTTAGATCTTTCAAATACAACTTACTATCTAAATTTGCCTAAAGCTAGTCCAAATTCAGTTGCAATTATTTTAGACCCTATTTTAGCAACAGGGAATTCGATAATTAGCACGATTGATTACCTTATTGAAAAAGGGTTTGCCAAAATAATTATTGCTACAATTTTAACTGTTCAAGAAGGTCTTGATAAAATTGCCAAAAAATACCCGCAAGTAAGTATCTTTTTTGGCCAGAAAGATGAAAAACTTAATGAAAAAGGTTACATTATTCCTGGAATTGGTGATGCCGGTGATCGTTTCTTTGGGGATTAG
- the deoC gene encoding deoxyribose-phosphate aldolase has protein sequence MNFNKLIDHTILKAQTTSQDIKNLIAEAKKYNFGAICIAPTWVKLAKQELKDTDIKIVTVIGFPLGNQVSAVKQKEASLAIMHGADEIDMVMNIGKFKEKEFDFVINEINLIKKEIGTKILKVIVETALLSANEIAEATKIVSKSNADFIKTSTGFSYRGATIQDIEIMSANKSKNLQIKAAGGISSIEDIKTYYKLGATRFGTSKSVSIVENLDDKKSEY, from the coding sequence ATGAATTTCAATAAATTAATCGATCACACAATTTTAAAAGCCCAGACAACTTCTCAAGATATCAAAAATCTAATTGCTGAGGCAAAAAAATACAATTTTGGCGCTATTTGCATCGCACCTACTTGAGTTAAATTAGCAAAACAAGAACTAAAAGACACAGATATTAAAATTGTCACTGTAATTGGCTTCCCACTTGGAAATCAAGTTAGCGCTGTAAAGCAAAAAGAAGCCAGTCTTGCAATAATGCACGGGGCTGATGAAATTGATATGGTAATGAACATTGGTAAATTTAAGGAAAAAGAATTTGACTTTGTTATCAATGAAATTAACCTAATAAAAAAAGAAATTGGGACAAAAATTCTGAAAGTTATAGTCGAAACCGCACTTTTATCAGCAAATGAAATTGCCGAGGCTACTAAAATTGTAAGCAAATCAAATGCAGATTTTATTAAAACCTCAACAGGATTTTCTTACCGTGGTGCAACTATTCAAGACATTGAAATAATGAGTGCTAATAAATCCAAAAACCTACAAATAAAAGCAGCGGGCGGAATTTCGTCAATTGAAGATATTAAAACATATTATAAATTAGGCGCTACTCGTTTTGGGACTTCTAAATCTGTAAGTATTGTTGAAAACTTGGACGATAAAAAATCTGAATATTAG
- a CDS encoding thymidine phosphorylase codes for MNLFEIIEKKVKKEHLSEEEIHFMINGFLSGLIADYQFSSFLMAILINGLDDDELYFFTREIIASGKTINLRKINGVKIDKHSTGGVGDKISLIIGPIFAALGYKVAKMSGRGLGFTGGTIDKLESIPGFQTQLTEASFLDQVQKIGIAITAQSNAIVPADKKIYALRDVSGTVSSIPLIASSIMSKKIATDTDVILIDVKCGSGAFMTDLGQAKKLASKIKMLGKRFGKKTIVKITNMDAPLGRMIGNKNEIIESLAILQGQQSQLADFAKELVAQTLSEIEKLKIEKAREKVTKIIESELPNEIFLKMVVAQGGNPATIQSSNFWIPAYKEQIFAPQSGYIKWENAINFGKIVAFLGGGRTKLNQKIDYEAGICLEVESGTYVQDDQLIFSLYSSNPIDLSKIQDLIAKTFSIKPEPEVENMFLN; via the coding sequence ATGAATTTATTTGAAATTATTGAAAAAAAAGTCAAAAAAGAACATTTAAGCGAAGAAGAAATTCATTTCATGATTAATGGATTTCTGTCTGGCCTAATTGCCGACTACCAGTTTTCTTCATTTTTGATGGCAATTTTAATTAACGGCCTTGATGATGATGAGCTTTATTTCTTTACTCGCGAAATTATTGCATCCGGTAAGACAATAAATCTCAGAAAAATTAACGGAGTTAAAATTGACAAGCACTCAACAGGCGGTGTTGGTGATAAAATATCACTAATAATAGGACCAATTTTTGCTGCTCTTGGCTACAAAGTGGCCAAAATGTCTGGAAGAGGTCTTGGATTTACTGGTGGTACAATCGACAAACTTGAGTCAATTCCAGGATTTCAAACTCAACTAACAGAAGCTAGTTTTTTAGATCAAGTTCAAAAAATCGGAATTGCAATTACCGCACAGTCAAATGCAATTGTTCCTGCTGATAAAAAAATTTATGCGCTTCGTGATGTTAGTGGAACAGTTTCGTCAATTCCGTTAATTGCAAGTTCAATAATGTCAAAAAAAATTGCTACTGACACAGATGTTATTTTAATTGACGTAAAATGTGGTAGTGGCGCTTTTATGACTGATCTTGGACAGGCAAAAAAATTAGCAAGTAAAATCAAAATGCTCGGAAAAAGATTTGGGAAAAAAACTATTGTTAAAATTACCAATATGGATGCCCCGCTTGGACGAATGATCGGGAATAAAAATGAAATTATTGAATCACTAGCGATTCTTCAAGGTCAACAGTCCCAACTCGCTGATTTTGCAAAAGAATTAGTGGCCCAAACACTTTCTGAAATTGAAAAGCTAAAAATTGAAAAAGCCCGTGAAAAAGTTACTAAAATTATTGAGTCTGAACTTCCAAATGAAATTTTCTTAAAAATGGTAGTAGCCCAAGGCGGAAATCCGGCAACAATTCAGTCTTCAAACTTTTGAATTCCAGCATATAAGGAACAAATTTTTGCCCCACAAAGCGGATATATAAAATGGGAAAATGCAATAAATTTTGGAAAAATTGTTGCATTTTTAGGCGGAGGTCGTACTAAATTAAACCAAAAAATCGACTATGAAGCCGGAATTTGTCTAGAAGTTGAATCTGGAACATATGTTCAAGACGATCAGTTAATTTTTAGCCTTTATTCTTCTAATCCGATTGACTTGAGCAAAATTCAGGATTTAATTGCAAAAACTTTTTCAATCAAACCTGAACCAGAAGTTGAAAATATGTTTTTAAATTAG
- the deoD gene encoding purine-nucleoside phosphorylase — MTPHIEAKKHEIAPVVLMPGDPLRAEFIAKNFLTDAKLVSKVRNNLIFTGKYKDKEVTIAASGMGSGSIGIYAYELFKFYDVEKIIRIGSAGSYDKDLEIFDLVIAKSAWSDSCSFPALLGQGQSHLSYPDLELVANLFHSAEKLGLSPVYTNIHSTDVFYSTRDLSKTIELSRAQAVEMESFALFTIANHLQKKAASILTISDSLITKTSLDPLARQEKFEEMIEIALGAL; from the coding sequence ATGACACCACATATTGAAGCTAAGAAACATGAAATTGCGCCAGTTGTATTAATGCCCGGAGATCCGCTTCGAGCAGAATTTATTGCTAAAAATTTTTTAACCGACGCCAAACTTGTTTCAAAAGTCCGTAATAACTTAATTTTTACCGGCAAATATAAAGACAAAGAAGTAACTATCGCTGCCTCAGGGATGGGTTCTGGTTCTATTGGTATTTATGCCTATGAACTGTTTAAATTTTATGATGTTGAGAAAATAATTCGGATTGGATCAGCTGGTTCTTATGATAAGGATCTTGAAATTTTTGACCTTGTTATTGCAAAATCAGCTTGATCAGATTCTTGTTCATTTCCGGCACTTTTAGGTCAGGGTCAATCTCATTTAAGTTACCCTGATTTGGAACTTGTAGCAAATTTATTCCATAGTGCTGAAAAATTAGGTTTGAGTCCGGTTTATACAAATATTCACTCAACTGATGTTTTTTACTCTACCCGCGATTTATCAAAAACAATCGAACTTTCAAGAGCACAAGCAGTAGAAATGGAATCTTTTGCTCTTTTTACAATAGCTAATCACTTGCAAAAAAAGGCAGCTTCAATTCTTACAATTTCTGATAGTTTAATTACCAAAACTTCACTTGATCCTTTAGCAAGACAAGAAAAATTTGAAGAAATGATTGAAATTGCCCTTGGAGCACTTTAA
- the secA gene encoding preprotein translocase subunit SecA, with the protein MKKVINFFKTSSELRLAYRLLKQINQKRGYYGSMTDQDLANQTNVLKKRLANGEKLKDIRVDAFAVAREATKRILGKTPYDVQILGGLILDMGSVAEMKTGEGKTIASIAPVYLNALSGQGVIVSTVNEYLSERDAEDNGKVYNFLGLSVGINKAQMDPETKRMMYAADITYSIHSELGFDYLRDNMVYSAAEKVQRGLNFCLIDEIDSILIDEAKTPLIISGGKSNLPAQYLSANQFVNTLVNEDFYIDQETKGIKLNDKGIDKANAFFGLRNLYEIENSELVHRIQNALRANKVMKKDVEYIVQDGKIELVDQFTGRIMAGRSYSEGLQQALQAKEGIEIEPETKTLATITYQNFFRLFKKLSGMTGTAKTEEQEFIDVYNMRVNVIPTNKPLARRDEKDEIFATIEQKNKAIIAEVQRVHKTGQPILIGTSQVVDSETLSEMLNQKGLFHTVLNAKQNQLEAEIIAKAGRKNAITIATNMAGRGTDIILEPGVIDLGGLYILGTDKAESRRIDNQLRGRAGRQGDIGVSRFFISLQDQLLRRFSNFEQIFDTYGLTAGAIKGKYIHSVLLAAQKKIEGFNFDMRKTVLSYDDVIRQQRDLIYTQRDILLQIDNFDHYIKKMIIRTVEVILGYDFILLPNQEIHYKNLVDFLNDNLSRITRYDFGQSGLEKYPFEELSNFLVQELNKIYFETLQPTLKENIGQNYFDSERHIILSVLDNQWQNHIDTIDKLRSSANLVQYSQKNPYQIFTEQATSKFNILISESAFQAIVGLFNNSNAEKIEYVQAILSDGSAISYPSDTPDHIVAQLIATNEDRIAYAKQIEKESQPEFIYEQLKNNNIQRLDASGGFELWQIANNKLVNLKEDMPLDEKRNILLRMNQEQLELLGQKELKIDSEMQATEQGQNAESFFEADQQNQTKQNNQDDFLPSNFFFDVKDDPDAIMKMLELDRQKEMAKAEQSAQQESENLENTEKPEPDQTSNSQNSSD; encoded by the coding sequence ATGAAAAAGGTTATCAATTTTTTTAAGACTTCTTCAGAACTACGGCTTGCATACCGTCTTTTAAAGCAGATAAACCAAAAGCGCGGTTATTATGGCTCAATGACCGATCAGGATCTTGCTAATCAGACAAATGTTCTCAAAAAGCGGCTTGCAAATGGTGAAAAACTCAAAGATATTCGGGTTGATGCTTTTGCCGTAGCCCGTGAGGCAACAAAAAGAATCCTTGGAAAAACACCATATGATGTCCAAATTCTTGGTGGGCTAATTCTTGACATGGGTTCGGTTGCTGAGATGAAAACTGGAGAAGGTAAGACAATTGCCTCAATTGCGCCAGTTTATCTTAATGCACTCTCAGGTCAAGGAGTTATTGTCTCAACTGTCAATGAATATCTATCTGAGCGGGACGCTGAAGATAATGGTAAGGTCTATAATTTTTTAGGTCTTTCTGTTGGAATTAATAAAGCCCAAATGGATCCTGAAACTAAAAGAATGATGTACGCTGCTGACATTACCTACTCAATTCATTCAGAATTAGGATTTGACTATTTGCGTGATAACATGGTCTATAGTGCTGCTGAAAAAGTTCAAAGAGGACTAAATTTTTGCCTTATTGATGAAATTGATTCAATTTTAATTGACGAGGCTAAAACCCCTTTGATTATTAGCGGTGGAAAATCCAACCTTCCAGCTCAATATTTATCTGCCAACCAATTTGTAAATACACTTGTAAATGAAGATTTTTATATTGACCAAGAAACAAAAGGTATTAAATTAAATGACAAAGGTATTGACAAAGCTAATGCCTTTTTTGGTTTGCGCAACCTTTATGAAATTGAAAACTCTGAACTTGTTCACCGAATTCAAAATGCCTTGCGTGCAAATAAAGTAATGAAAAAAGACGTTGAGTATATTGTCCAAGACGGTAAAATCGAGCTTGTTGACCAATTTACCGGGCGAATTATGGCCGGAAGATCTTATTCTGAAGGTCTCCAGCAAGCCCTTCAGGCAAAAGAAGGAATCGAAATTGAACCTGAAACAAAAACATTGGCAACAATTACTTACCAAAACTTTTTTCGTCTTTTTAAAAAACTCTCAGGAATGACCGGGACTGCTAAGACCGAAGAGCAAGAATTTATCGATGTTTACAATATGCGTGTCAATGTCATTCCCACAAACAAACCACTGGCCCGCCGCGATGAAAAAGATGAAATTTTTGCCACAATTGAGCAAAAAAATAAGGCAATTATTGCCGAAGTCCAACGAGTTCATAAAACTGGTCAGCCAATTTTAATTGGTACCTCCCAAGTTGTTGACTCTGAGACTCTCTCAGAAATGCTCAACCAAAAAGGGCTGTTTCATACAGTTTTAAATGCAAAACAAAACCAACTTGAGGCTGAAATTATCGCAAAAGCAGGCCGTAAAAATGCAATAACAATCGCAACAAATATGGCTGGCCGGGGAACAGATATTATTCTTGAACCTGGAGTTATTGACCTTGGCGGACTTTATATTTTAGGGACAGATAAGGCTGAATCAAGAAGAATTGACAACCAACTTCGTGGTCGGGCAGGTCGCCAAGGTGATATTGGTGTCTCAAGATTTTTTATTTCCCTTCAAGACCAGTTGTTGCGCCGTTTTTCCAATTTTGAACAAATTTTTGACACCTACGGACTAACTGCTGGAGCCATCAAAGGAAAATATATTCACTCAGTTTTACTAGCAGCCCAGAAAAAAATTGAAGGCTTTAACTTTGATATGCGAAAAACCGTGTTGAGTTATGATGATGTTATTCGCCAGCAACGTGATTTAATTTATACTCAACGTGACATTTTGCTTCAAATTGACAATTTTGATCACTATATTAAAAAAATGATCATTAGAACTGTTGAAGTTATTTTAGGTTATGACTTTATTTTGCTGCCAAACCAAGAAATTCACTATAAAAATTTAGTTGATTTTTTAAATGACAACCTTTCAAGAATAACTCGCTATGACTTTGGCCAGAGCGGACTGGAAAAATACCCTTTTGAAGAACTCAGCAACTTTTTAGTCCAGGAACTAAATAAAATTTATTTCGAAACTCTCCAGCCGACCTTAAAAGAAAATATTGGCCAAAACTATTTTGACTCCGAGCGGCACATAATTTTATCTGTCCTTGACAATCAATGACAAAATCATATTGACACAATTGACAAACTTCGCTCTTCGGCAAATTTAGTCCAGTATTCCCAAAAAAATCCTTACCAAATTTTTACAGAACAGGCTACTTCCAAATTTAACATTTTAATTTCCGAGTCCGCTTTTCAGGCAATTGTTGGCCTTTTTAATAACTCTAATGCCGAAAAAATTGAATATGTCCAGGCAATTCTTTCTGATGGTAGTGCAATTTCTTATCCGTCTGACACCCCTGATCACATCGTTGCTCAACTAATTGCAACTAACGAAGACCGAATTGCTTATGCAAAACAAATTGAAAAAGAAAGCCAGCCTGAATTTATTTACGAACAACTCAAAAATAACAACATTCAAAGACTCGATGCTAGCGGCGGATTTGAACTCTGACAAATTGCCAACAATAAACTTGTTAATCTCAAAGAAGATATGCCCCTTGACGAAAAACGTAATATTTTGCTAAGAATGAATCAAGAACAACTTGAACTTCTGGGCCAAAAAGAACTCAAAATTGACTCTGAAATGCAAGCAACTGAGCAAGGCCAAAATGCTGAGAGCTTTTTTGAGGCAGATCAGCAAAACCAAACCAAACAAAATAATCAAGACGACTTTTTACCTTCAAACTTCTTTTTTGATGTAAAAGACGATCCTGATGCGATCATGAAAATGTTAGAACTTGACAGGCAAAAAGAAATGGCCAAAGCTGAGCAGAGCGCCCAACAAGAGTCAGAAAATCTGGAAAATACAGAAAAACCCGAGCCAGATCAGACTTCTAATTCGCAAAATTCAAGCGACTAA